A portion of the Corticium candelabrum chromosome 5, ooCorCand1.1, whole genome shotgun sequence genome contains these proteins:
- the LOC134179614 gene encoding MFS-type transporter SLC18B1-like, whose translation MDETLFLLSGEERTKAAKSSRRLENTPAVVSRGWQFAFAALLLICSYVIFVCLCLSFSFFPQVAARKKGSSADTEVGVYIGGNQLAVCIGSFISGAYMNKIGVKFLLLSGSFLVAGSSVIFGFVDDISLWKPFIGLSTVIYFVMGCGQAAFRTTCTTVFVRMFPTRIATAWSVVSLTLGLGFLTSPPLGGLLYDSEGFAFPYVVFGSLLFLLIPFFLIFPSDTYVESEQSFTVNQTPMWRLLKMMPVLVVCVNSFVAYAAMTLVQVSFPLFLYNTFHWRASQIGLVFLVFGIAFVGSSIVIGVVIDATNPRVVMIIGLLIGGCGMMLVGPSFVFSFSLQPWLVYFSMVLIGLGTCLWNAATYFSGTVAGPVGGALTASFGFRYSTSFFAFAIVCAFIMTIVSTVVKLYHS comes from the exons ATGGATGAAACGCTTTTTCTGCTGTCGGGTGAGGAGAGAACCAAGGCTGCTAAATCTAGTAGACGTCTTGAAAATACTCCAGCTGTAGTATCACGTGGATGGCAGTTTGCGTTTGCGGCACTGCTGCTTATTTGCTCGTACGTGATCTTTGTTTgcctttgtttgtctttttccTTCTTCCCGCAAGTGGCCGCCCGTAAGAAAGGATCAAGTGCAGACACGGAGGTTGGTGTGTACATAGGCGGCAATCAGTTGGCTGTATGCATTGGTTCATTTATCTCTGGAGCGTACATGAACAAGATCGGTGTGAAGTTTCTTCTCCTATCCGGGAGTTTTCTTGTTGCGGGCTCTAGCGTAATTTTTGGATTTGTTGATGATATAAGTTTATGGAAACCATTTATTGGGCTCAGCACAGTCATCTATTTTGTGATGGGATGTGGACAAGCTGCTTTTCGTACAACTTGTACAACTGTGTTTGTGAGGATGTTTCCTACACGCATTGCAACAGCCTGGTCTGTGGTATCGCTCACTCTTGGACTTGGTTTTCTTACTAGTCCACCACTTGGAGGATTGTTGTATGATAGTGAGGGTTTCGCCTTTCCTTATGTTGTTTTTGGAAGTCtattgtttttattaattCCATTCTTCCTCATCTTTCCTTCAGACACATATGTGGAATCTGAACAAAGTTTTACTGTTAATCAAACGCCCATGTGGCGGCTGCTAAAAATGATGCCAGTACTGGTAGTCTGTGTGAACAGTTTTGTTGCATATGCAGCTATGACACTTGTTCAGGTTTCTTTTCCTCTGTTTCTTTACAACACATTTCACTGGAGAGCAAGTCAAATTGGACTGGTGTTTCTCGTCTTTGGAATAGCATTTGTTGGATCATCAATTGTTATAGGTGTAGTGATAGACGCCACTAATCCACGAGTTGTAATGATTATAGGACTACTGATTGGAGGATGTGGAATGATGTTGGTTGGTCCATCGTTTGTATTTTCATTCTCACTTCAGCCTTGGCTTGTGTATTTTTCAATGGTATTAATTGGACTGGGAACGT GTTTATGGAATGCAGCAACATATTTCTCAGGAACGGTGGCTGGGCCTGTTGGTGGAGCTCTGACAGCTTCATTTGGCTTTCGGTACTCTACATCTTTCTTTGCATTTGCCATTGTTTGTGCATTCATTATGACCATTGTGAGTACTGTAGTCAAACTCTACCACTCTTGA
- the LOC134180508 gene encoding STAM-binding protein-like A, with translation MTRKTWRIINLKLTEPKESCLQTHPSHGCFLSSVDLRCHYSYQRLMKESIAIVCAPERTGYFTMTRRGKDCIIRCKLPAHQLHQHPEREMCRLFTDANT, from the exons ATGACGAGGAAGACTTGGCGTATTATCAACTTGAAGTTAACCGAACCGAAGGAATCGTGTTTACAGACCCATCCTTCTCATGGCTGTTTTCTGTCAAGTGTTGACCTTCGTTGTCACTACTCGTATCAGAGACTGATGAAAGAGTCAATAGCTATCGTGTGTGCTCCAGAACG GACTGGATACTTTACAATGACTCGACGTGGAAAGGACTGCATTATACGTTGCAAGCTTCCAGCACATCAACTGCATCAGCACCCTGAACGTGAAATGTGTCGTCTATTTACG GATGCCAACACGTGA